One region of Manduca sexta isolate Smith_Timp_Sample1 chromosome 25, JHU_Msex_v1.0, whole genome shotgun sequence genomic DNA includes:
- the LOC115441679 gene encoding mediator of RNA polymerase II transcription subunit 30, which produces MAGQGHQFPGNFQGNAGGMRSGFGAGPMGGQMQSMPNQLAGVMGGPMGNAAGVVGMGNPMVPPYGSAMQNQMGNMGMGPQGMGVGVGGAPGGGLGSQIVQQPGGMQAGGAVTPGPPAPSQAPAANQPQQSKEFNTASLCKFGQETVQDIVSRTQDVFQTLKAIQPPNGTQHGENASNDKKAKMQEQLRTIRLLFKRLRLIYEKCNETCQGMEYTHMESLIPLKDEAENKTLDERRNTESYRLALEENRELTEQVVLKNKQLKEVITNLRTIIWEINVMLTMRRS; this is translated from the exons ATGGCGGGTCAAGGGCATCAATTTCCCGGCAATTTCCAAGGGAATGCTGGAGGAATGAGGTCTGGTTTTGGCGCTGGACCCATGGGAGGTCAAATGCAGTCAATGCCGAATCAGCTAGCAG GCGTGATGGGTGGTCCCATGGGAAATGCAGCAGGTGTGGTGGGAATGGGGAACCCCATGGTGCCTCCATATGGAAGCGCAATGCAAAACCAAATGGGTAACATGGGCATGGGACCTCAG GGCATGGGTGTTGGTGTTGGTGGTGCTCCAGGGGGTGGATTGGGATCTCAAATAGTTCAACAACCTg GTGGGATGCAAGCTGGTGGTGCAGTGACTCCTGGCCCACCAGCTCCCTCTCAGGCCCCAGCAGCAAATCAGCCGCAGCAGAGCAAAGAGTTCAATACTGCTTCACTGTGCAA atttggTCAAGAGACAGTGCAGGATATTGTGAGCAGAACACAAGATGTGTTCCAGACATTAAAAGCAATTcag CCTCCAAATGGAACGCAGCACGGTGAGAACGCCAGCAATGACAAAAAAGCGAAGATGCAAGAACAATTGCGCACAATACGTCTCCTATTCAAGAGATTGCGGCTGATATACGAGAAATGCAATGAAACTTGCCAg GGAATGGAGTACACACACATGGAAAGCCTGATACCTTTAAAGGACGAAGCTGAGAACAAAACATTGGACGAGAGACGCAACACAGAGTCGTACAGACTCGCCTTAGAGGAGAATAGGGAGTTAACTGAGCAG GTCGTTTTGAAGAATAAACAACTGAAGGAAGTGATAACGAATCTAAGAACAATTATCTGGGAAATAAATGTCATGTTAACAATGAGGAGATCGTGA
- the LOC115441675 gene encoding RNA-binding protein 24-B codes for MLMAGALPAEPEGLLALSALPGQKDTTWTKLFVGGLPYHTTDKSLREHFAVYGDIEEAVVITDRQTSKSRGYGFVIMGDRAAAERACKDPNPIIDGRKANVNLAILGAKPRGNLAPGFGLAAAAAAGVRAGYPTVLPAHYGLSPGYVYGTPSYMGAMSGVGAGVGAGAGGLVQLPQLQHAAAVAAANHLYEYQAAAAQGAAAYQQQYAAAGFDPYATAAAAAAAASSAGYVSPYYALPGGGVQGPILPPLPYPPPLQEARMQ; via the exons ATGTTGATGGCGGGCGCTCTGCCGGCCGAGCCCGAGGGGCTGCTGGCACTCAGCGCTCTGCCCGGGCAGAAGGACACGACGTGGACGAAGCTCTTCGTCGGTGGCCTTCCCTACCACACCACCGACAAGAGCTTGAGGGAACACTTCGCTGTGTATGGAGACATAGAAGAGGCCGTCGTCATCACCGACAGACAGACCAGCAAGAGCAGGGGATATGGCTTT gtgATAATGGGTGACCGAGCGGCGGCAGAGAGAGCGTGTAAGGATCCTAACCCCATCATTGACGGGAGAAAAGCAAACGTAAACCTCGCGATATTAGGAGCTAAACCCCGAGGGAACCTGGCTCCAG GATTTGGCTTGGCagcggcggcggcagcgggcGTCCGCGCTGGCTATCCGACCGTGTTACCGGCACATTACGG ATTATCCCCGGGATATGTGTACGGTACACCGAGTTACATGGGCGCCATGAGCGGAGTCGGAGCCGGCGTGGGCGCCGGCGCAGGAGGCTTGGTGCAGCTGCCGCAACTGCAGCACGCGGCGGCCGTGGCTGCGGCGAACCATTTGTATGAGTACCAAGCGGCGGCCGCGCAAGGAGCTGCCGCTTATCAACAACAGTACGCTGCGGCAGGATTCGATCCGTACGCAACCGCTGCAG CTGCAGCGGCGGCCGCATCGAGCGCTGGTTACGTCTCGCCGTACTATGCGCTGCCTGGAGGCGGAGTGCAGGGCCCGATACTTCCACCGCTCCCTTACCCGCCTCCTCTCCAAGAAGCAAGGATGCAGTAG